A genomic segment from Nodularia sphaerocarpa UHCC 0038 encodes:
- the cobA gene encoding uroporphyrinogen-III C-methyltransferase — MTEQKGKVYLVGAGPGDVAYLTVKAYSLLGKAEVLIYDALVDQQLLQCVSPDCLRLDVGKRGGKPSTSQGEINQLLVQYCLQGKQVVRLKSGDPFIFGRCTAEIQALQENGCEFEVVPGISSALAAPLMAGIPLTDPVLSRCFAVLTAHEPDALDWEALSRLETLVILMGGRHLQQIIHQLVRHGRSHSTAIAIIRWAGTPQQQIWTAELDNILEQTSGVSLSPVVIVIGEVVRLCNYLQSEKISLDQVSHAQTMFSNFSSSPHLPLTGKTILVTRSSGQSSQFSDRLTTLGATVISMPTLEIVPPSSWDALDQAIANLTDFHWLILTSSNGVDYFFERLFAEGKDIRALAGVKIAVVGEKTAQSLQKYHLQPDFIPPNFVADSLVENFPEALQGKKVLFPRVESGGREILVQELTVKGAEVVEVAAYQSRCPSSMAESAKLALQNRTVDIITFASSKTVKFFCQLIEEIFDCNSDITYALEKICIASIGPETSKTCHALLGRVNIEAEEYTLDGLTQALIKWVENS; from the coding sequence ATGACTGAACAAAAGGGCAAAGTTTATCTTGTCGGTGCTGGTCCAGGTGATGTAGCATATTTAACGGTGAAGGCTTATAGTCTTTTAGGCAAAGCTGAGGTATTAATCTATGATGCTCTAGTAGATCAGCAATTGTTACAGTGCGTATCACCTGATTGTCTGCGCCTAGATGTTGGTAAGCGTGGTGGTAAACCTAGTACGTCTCAAGGGGAAATTAATCAGTTACTTGTACAGTACTGTTTGCAAGGAAAACAAGTGGTGCGCCTAAAATCGGGTGATCCGTTTATTTTTGGGCGCTGTACGGCGGAAATTCAAGCTCTGCAAGAAAATGGCTGTGAGTTTGAAGTCGTACCGGGAATTTCTTCGGCTCTTGCGGCTCCATTAATGGCGGGGATTCCTTTGACAGATCCGGTTCTGAGTCGTTGTTTTGCGGTGTTGACAGCCCATGAACCAGATGCTTTAGACTGGGAAGCGTTATCTCGGTTGGAGACTTTAGTTATATTGATGGGTGGGCGACATTTGCAACAGATTATACACCAATTAGTTAGGCACGGGCGATCGCATTCTACAGCCATTGCGATTATCCGTTGGGCGGGAACTCCCCAGCAACAAATTTGGACAGCCGAACTGGATAATATTCTCGAACAAACGAGCGGCGTTTCTCTCTCCCCAGTGGTAATTGTGATTGGCGAAGTTGTGAGATTATGCAATTACTTACAATCTGAGAAAATATCCTTAGATCAAGTTTCTCACGCCCAAACTATGTTCAGCAACTTTTCTTCATCTCCCCACCTCCCCCTCACAGGTAAAACTATTCTGGTGACGCGTTCTTCTGGACAATCGAGCCAATTTAGCGATCGCCTCACCACATTAGGTGCTACTGTGATTTCAATGCCAACTTTAGAAATTGTCCCCCCTTCAAGTTGGGATGCTTTGGATCAGGCGATCGCTAATTTAACTGATTTTCACTGGTTAATTCTCACTTCTAGCAATGGCGTAGACTACTTTTTTGAGAGATTATTCGCCGAAGGTAAAGATATTCGGGCTTTAGCTGGGGTGAAAATTGCCGTTGTTGGTGAAAAAACAGCCCAAAGTCTTCAGAAATATCATCTTCAACCTGATTTTATTCCGCCTAATTTTGTCGCTGATTCTTTAGTGGAAAATTTTCCCGAAGCACTACAGGGTAAAAAAGTATTATTTCCCAGAGTAGAAAGCGGTGGACGAGAAATTTTAGTGCAAGAATTAACAGTTAAAGGTGCAGAAGTTGTAGAAGTAGCTGCATATCAATCTCGTTGTCCTAGTAGTATGGCAGAATCAGCAAAGTTAGCTCTGCAAAATCGCACTGTCGATATAATTACTTTTGCTAGTTCTAAAACTGTAAAATTTTTCTGTCAACTTATAGAAGAGATATTTGACTGTAACTCTGATATAACTTATGCTTTAGAGAAAATTTGTATTGCTTCTATCGGTCCCGAAACCTCTAAAACTTGCCATGCTTTATTAGGACGCGTGAATATTGAAGCTGAAGAATATACTTTAGATGGCTTAACTCAAGCATTGATAAAATGGGTGGAAAATTCTTAA
- a CDS encoding diflavin flavoprotein, which yields MVAIAENVEHRLTIQTVEIAPNTTAIRSLDWDRDRFDIEFGLQNGTTYNSYLIRGEQTILIDTSHQKFRQLYLDTLKSIVNPKTIDYIIVSHTEPDHSGLVEDVLQLAPRATVLASKIALQFLEGLVHDPFSKRIVKSGDRIDIGKGHEIEFVSAPNLHWPDTIFSFDRKTQTLFTCDAFGMHFCDDRTFDEDLEAIEADFRFYYDCLMGPNARSLLNAMKRMGELGKINMIANGHGPLLYHNLDLLTEWYHNWSQKQAKTETTVGLFYVSEYGYSDQLGLAIAEGIQKTGVGIEVIDISTAEPQEIQELAGRATGVIIGMPPSSAAAAQAGISSLLSVVKNKQMVGLFECYGGDDEPIDTLRRKFIDLGVKEAFPAIRIKEAPTAATFQMCQEAGTDLGQLLMRERNIKQIKSLDVNLEKALGRISNGLYIVTTKKGEISSAMLASWVAQASLQPLGFTIAVAKDRAIDSLMQVGDRFVLNVLEEGNYQELKKHFLKRLHPGADRFAGVKTQTAKNGSPILTDALAYMECEIQKSMECSDHWLLYCTVEEGRVSKSDALTAVRHRKVGNYY from the coding sequence ATGGTAGCGATCGCAGAGAATGTAGAGCATCGATTAACTATACAGACTGTAGAAATTGCCCCTAACACAACGGCGATTCGCTCTCTTGATTGGGATCGCGATCGCTTCGATATCGAATTTGGACTGCAAAACGGTACAACATACAACTCATATCTCATTAGGGGTGAACAGACAATTTTGATCGATACTTCCCACCAGAAGTTTCGTCAACTATATTTAGATACACTCAAAAGCATTGTTAACCCCAAGACAATTGATTACATAATCGTTAGTCACACAGAACCAGACCATAGCGGCTTGGTTGAAGATGTCCTACAATTAGCACCCAGAGCCACTGTATTAGCCTCAAAAATTGCCCTTCAGTTTTTAGAAGGTTTGGTACATGATCCCTTTTCCAAGCGGATTGTTAAAAGTGGCGATCGCATCGACATTGGTAAAGGACACGAAATCGAATTTGTCAGTGCGCCCAACCTCCACTGGCCAGATACCATCTTCAGCTTTGACCGCAAAACCCAAACCCTGTTTACCTGTGATGCTTTTGGGATGCACTTCTGTGACGATCGCACCTTTGATGAAGACTTAGAAGCGATTGAAGCCGACTTTAGATTCTACTATGACTGTCTGATGGGGCCAAATGCGCGTTCTCTCCTGAACGCCATGAAGAGAATGGGCGAGTTGGGGAAAATTAACATGATCGCCAACGGTCACGGTCCCCTCCTGTACCATAACTTAGACTTGTTAACTGAGTGGTACCACAATTGGAGTCAAAAACAAGCCAAGACAGAAACCACCGTCGGCTTGTTTTATGTTTCCGAGTATGGCTATAGCGATCAGCTAGGTTTAGCCATAGCCGAAGGTATCCAAAAAACTGGTGTGGGAATAGAAGTCATTGATATCAGCACAGCCGAACCGCAAGAAATCCAAGAACTAGCAGGTAGAGCCACTGGTGTTATCATCGGAATGCCTCCATCTAGTGCTGCTGCTGCTCAAGCTGGGATTAGTTCCTTATTATCCGTCGTTAAAAATAAGCAAATGGTGGGCTTGTTTGAATGTTACGGCGGTGATGACGAACCCATTGACACCTTGCGGAGAAAGTTTATTGACTTGGGTGTAAAAGAAGCCTTCCCAGCCATTCGGATTAAAGAAGCTCCCACAGCAGCTACATTCCAAATGTGCCAAGAAGCGGGTACAGACTTGGGACAATTGCTGATGCGCGAACGTAACATCAAGCAAATCAAGTCTCTAGATGTCAACTTAGAAAAAGCCCTGGGACGGATTAGCAACGGACTGTATATTGTCACGACCAAAAAAGGTGAAATTAGCAGTGCAATGTTAGCCTCCTGGGTAGCACAAGCCAGTTTACAACCTTTAGGATTTACAATCGCTGTAGCTAAAGACCGCGCTATTGATTCGTTGATGCAAGTAGGCGATCGCTTTGTTCTGAATGTCCTTGAAGAAGGAAATTATCAAGAACTGAAAAAGCACTTCCTCAAGCGCTTACATCCCGGTGCTGACAGATTTGCAGGAGTCAAAACCCAAACCGCCAAAAACGGTTCTCCCATCCTCACCGACGCTCTCGCATACATGGAATGTGAAATCCAAAAGAGCATGGAATGCAGCGACCACTGGCTTTTATACTGCACCGTTGAAGAAGGTCGTGTGTCTAAATCTGATGCACTGACAGCAGTTCGCCATCGCAAAGTCGGTAACTACTACTAA